A stretch of the Chloroflexota bacterium genome encodes the following:
- a CDS encoding alkaline phosphatase family protein: MQPKAETADGARVLAIGLDGATWRLITPLLAAGDLPNLAELMARGSSGSLQSTIQPSSEQAWATFMTGQNNGRHGVYGFQQRRPGTYQFDYVNARSIKTPTLWQILSQRRRDVIVLNVPMTYPPAPLRGVLVGGLLSPGTDSSFTYPEGIYQELCQACGDYMIDVDTERGRLDDASLDQLAADGIRMIQLRTCAALHLGRTRPWDILMVMFGASDRLAHKFWKYWDTSHPLYDPSRAEVFGDVLPGIYRQLDAAVGELVQAFADQDTSMFVLSDHGFGPLHKAVYLNRWLQQQGYQVLRSGVDFSPSHQLQVGMRGALRRASRFLDNRAVAGAKDWAFQRFPRLKGSLYSSMAFAQVDWSRTQAYALGTMGNIYLNLQGREPGGIVVPGEEADRLVGQLMNDLAGLTDPDTGEAVFFHIQRGDDLYDGPEVGRGPDIVGVKESRYHVVTADWQSGTEILVSLGDAMHFVSDQSGQHELEGILMAAGPGVRCGAAIDGARLMDLAPTILYALREPIPKSMDGRLLAGLYDADYLRKHPVTFADDETDGDSGDRAGGVPAYSEEEKALLRDHLASLGYLD; this comes from the coding sequence ATGCAGCCCAAGGCTGAAACGGCGGACGGTGCCCGCGTCCTGGCGATCGGGTTGGACGGAGCGACCTGGCGACTGATCACCCCCCTTCTGGCGGCCGGCGACCTGCCCAATCTGGCCGAACTGATGGCGCGCGGCTCGTCCGGGTCGCTGCAGTCGACCATCCAGCCAAGTTCGGAACAGGCCTGGGCGACCTTTATGACCGGGCAGAACAACGGACGCCACGGGGTCTATGGATTCCAGCAACGCCGGCCTGGCACCTATCAATTCGACTACGTCAACGCACGAAGCATCAAAACGCCGACCCTGTGGCAGATCCTCAGTCAACGCCGGCGGGATGTCATCGTGTTGAACGTGCCGATGACCTATCCGCCTGCGCCGCTTCGCGGTGTGCTGGTCGGCGGATTGCTCAGTCCGGGCACAGATAGCTCCTTCACCTATCCCGAGGGCATCTACCAGGAACTCTGCCAGGCCTGCGGTGATTACATGATCGACGTCGACACCGAGCGGGGTCGTCTTGACGATGCCAGCTTGGACCAACTGGCCGCGGATGGTATTCGCATGATCCAACTGCGCACCTGCGCCGCGCTGCACCTGGGCCGGACTCGGCCGTGGGATATTCTGATGGTCATGTTCGGGGCCAGCGATCGACTTGCCCACAAGTTCTGGAAATACTGGGACACCAGCCACCCGCTTTACGATCCCTCCCGGGCGGAGGTCTTCGGGGATGTGCTGCCTGGCATTTACCGCCAACTGGATGCTGCCGTAGGGGAGTTGGTGCAGGCATTCGCTGACCAGGATACAAGCATGTTTGTGCTGTCAGATCATGGGTTTGGCCCGCTGCACAAAGCGGTCTATCTGAACCGCTGGCTTCAGCAGCAGGGCTACCAGGTTCTCAGGTCGGGGGTTGATTTCAGTCCGTCGCACCAGTTGCAGGTCGGCATGCGGGGGGCATTGCGCCGGGCCTCGCGTTTCCTGGACAACCGGGCTGTTGCCGGCGCCAAAGACTGGGCGTTCCAGCGTTTTCCCCGGTTGAAGGGCAGCCTCTATTCTTCGATGGCCTTTGCTCAGGTTGATTGGTCTCGAACGCAGGCGTATGCGCTCGGTACCATGGGCAACATCTATCTCAATCTGCAGGGCCGGGAGCCTGGTGGCATCGTGGTTCCTGGTGAAGAGGCCGATCGGCTGGTGGGCCAACTCATGAATGACCTGGCCGGGCTGACCGATCCTGACACCGGGGAAGCGGTATTCTTCCATATCCAGCGGGGAGACGATCTCTACGACGGCCCTGAGGTTGGCCGCGGCCCTGATATCGTCGGTGTCAAGGAAAGCCGCTACCACGTGGTGACGGCGGACTGGCAATCGGGTACTGAGATCCTGGTTTCCCTTGGCGACGCCATGCATTTCGTCTCCGATCAATCTGGCCAGCATGAGTTGGAAGGCATCCTGATGGCTGCCGGACCTGGTGTGCGCTGCGGAGCGGCGATCGACGGCGCCCGGCTGATGGACCTGGCCCCGACGATTCTTTACGCCTTGAGGGAACCGATCCCAAAATCGATGGATGGACGGCTCCTGGCAGGGCTGTACGACGCCGACTATCTTCGTAAGCACCCGGTGACCTTTGCCGATGATGAAACTGACGGGGATTCCGGGGACCGCGCAGGTGGTGTCCCCGCCTACAGCGAGGAAGAAAAGGCCCTGCTCCGGGATCACCTTGCCAGCCTGGGATACCTGGACTGA
- a CDS encoding glycosyltransferase family 2 protein, with product MDELISYDDGEIAPAPISVLIPAHNEVGNIATLLEKVGNAFAPLQEQGHSCELVLVDDGSGDGTAELAASLAPQYPFLRLFRHRRNLGLTAALRTGFREVRGDVIIFLPADLESDPEEDIPKLLDTLTGGGYDVVAGWRQGRADGKVFSSGIYNIISGWLFDVNVHDMNWIKAFRSEVIEAMPPLRSDWHRYLLHIAADMGFSIGEVPTNWYPRQSGSSKFGLSRIPISFLDVLVVRFLLSFSQAPMRFFGGLGLILLGASGITYLYLLMLWLSRGAQRRPIFIAAGVALLAGLVLVLIGFITEMIVSHGERLTELQLEVRALRDEQRRLESAPKPSTPPVPTEKLLADKPSIQEED from the coding sequence AATCGCCCCAGCCCCCATATCAGTTTTGATACCGGCCCACAACGAGGTTGGCAACATTGCCACCTTGTTGGAGAAGGTCGGCAACGCGTTTGCCCCGTTGCAGGAACAGGGGCATTCCTGCGAGTTGGTCCTGGTCGACGATGGCTCCGGCGACGGCACTGCAGAACTGGCCGCGTCACTGGCGCCCCAGTACCCCTTTCTTCGCCTGTTCCGGCATCGCCGGAACCTGGGTCTGACGGCTGCGCTGCGAACAGGATTTCGTGAAGTTCGCGGCGATGTCATTATCTTTTTACCGGCTGACCTCGAATCGGATCCCGAAGAGGATATCCCCAAACTGCTGGACACATTGACCGGGGGAGGGTACGACGTGGTCGCCGGTTGGCGCCAGGGACGGGCCGATGGCAAGGTCTTTTCCTCCGGTATCTACAACATCATCTCCGGCTGGCTGTTCGATGTGAACGTGCACGACATGAACTGGATCAAGGCCTTTCGCAGCGAGGTGATCGAGGCCATGCCGCCATTGCGGTCAGACTGGCATCGCTACCTGTTGCACATTGCGGCCGACATGGGATTCAGCATCGGGGAAGTCCCGACCAACTGGTACCCGCGACAGTCGGGAAGCTCCAAATTCGGGCTCAGCCGGATTCCCATTTCCTTCCTGGACGTCCTGGTGGTGCGCTTTCTTCTGTCCTTCAGCCAGGCGCCCATGCGCTTTTTCGGTGGCCTGGGACTGATCCTCCTGGGCGCTTCGGGAATTACCTACCTCTACCTGTTAATGCTCTGGCTGAGCCGCGGCGCGCAGCGAAGACCTATCTTCATCGCCGCCGGCGTCGCTCTGCTGGCGGGCCTTGTCCTGGTATTGATCGGCTTCATCACAGAAATGATCGTCAGCCATGGCGAACGCCTCACAGAGCTGCAGCTCGAGGTCAGGGCTTTGAGAGATGAGCAACGGCGGCTCGAGAGCGCACCAAAACCCTCAACACCGCCGGTCCCGACGGAGAAACTGCTTGCCGACAAGCCATCGATTCAAGAAGAAGATTGA
- a CDS encoding lysylphosphatidylglycerol synthase domain-containing protein, whose translation MRSKQARRILQTIIVLTILGFWGLALARNWQELAEYRWEISWPWLFLSMVVLVFQMILLATIWWQALRLMGERVSWRLGTSLWLKTQIARYIPGGIWDIAGRLTLGYEEGLNMRAMSASVVLEMALQVLSASVFLIVALWLRTGTSAAAYLPGVVVVAVGSLILLLPPVFEYLVNWALRLLRRPPLDMQLSYGDMLLLFLLRVIGHILLGVGLLFFARGLTPLDWSLAPAMVTSYIGAWLIGYLALLVPMGIGVREGVWVLLLEGQMPFGALSAIALGYRVWIAVRDLLAALAGVLLGREQQGLPGTVDRAAEKPSNPETGP comes from the coding sequence ATGCGCTCAAAACAGGCGCGCAGGATTCTTCAAACCATTATCGTACTGACGATTCTGGGGTTTTGGGGCCTGGCCCTGGCGCGAAATTGGCAGGAATTGGCCGAATACAGGTGGGAAATCTCCTGGCCATGGCTTTTCCTGTCGATGGTCGTCCTTGTCTTTCAGATGATCCTGCTGGCGACCATCTGGTGGCAGGCTTTGCGCTTGATGGGGGAGAGGGTCTCCTGGCGATTGGGCACCTCGCTGTGGTTGAAGACCCAGATCGCGCGCTATATTCCAGGGGGAATCTGGGATATTGCCGGCAGGCTTACCCTGGGCTATGAGGAGGGCCTGAACATGCGGGCCATGTCGGCCAGCGTGGTGCTGGAGATGGCCCTGCAGGTGCTCAGTGCGTCGGTTTTCCTGATCGTGGCCCTGTGGTTGCGAACCGGTACCTCCGCCGCGGCCTATCTTCCCGGGGTCGTCGTCGTTGCCGTCGGCTCCCTGATTCTGCTCCTGCCTCCCGTGTTCGAGTATCTGGTAAACTGGGCGCTTCGCTTGCTTCGAAGACCGCCGCTGGATATGCAGCTATCCTATGGTGATATGCTGCTTCTGTTTCTTCTGCGCGTGATTGGCCACATCCTTCTGGGGGTCGGTCTTCTCTTTTTCGCCCGGGGCCTGACTCCCCTCGACTGGTCCCTAGCTCCTGCTATGGTGACCTCCTACATTGGCGCGTGGTTGATCGGATACCTGGCTCTGCTGGTACCGATGGGCATCGGCGTTCGGGAGGGAGTCTGGGTGCTTTTATTGGAGGGACAGATGCCCTTTGGCGCACTGAGTGCCATTGCGCTGGGCTACCGGGTCTGGATCGCGGTTCGCGACCTGCTTGCCGCGCTGGCTGGGGTTCTGCTGGGCCGCGAACAACAGGGTTTGCCGGGAACTGTCGATCGAGCTGCGGAGAAACCATCGAACCCCGAAACTGGCCCTTGA